A DNA window from Zonotrichia leucophrys gambelii isolate GWCS_2022_RI chromosome 15, RI_Zleu_2.0, whole genome shotgun sequence contains the following coding sequences:
- the ZCCHC8 gene encoding zinc finger CCHC domain-containing protein 8 isoform X2: protein MAAEVDFGDRELFGQLEGEPGPPSPPALEEPEPDPLLQLYERLRDRDETVQRLRAENQELKRKLRILTRPSGISVENPKVDGPLLQILFMNNVITKRYHQEIEDFICSLVQKYEEQKKSEQEKSHLNAKPQPSSVVLEEDCKGTSSSSAKKVKEAFSVVGSVLYFTNFCLDKLGQPILNENPQLTEGWEIPKYQQVFSQILSLDGQEIQVKPKRPKPHCFNCGSEDHQMKECPKPRNAARINEKRKEFLEACGDSSNQNFQQRYHAEEVEERFGKFKPGVISEVLQDALGVTDRSLPPFIYRMRQLGYPPGWLKEAEMEHSGLALYDGKGEVEAEDEGSPKPRRVTYDVSKLVNYPGFNISTPSGIPDEWQMFGSIPMQPSQQKDVFAHYLSNYQEPSPKSSSKRAAPQPKSRHSKRAREDTSEVAAADMDLDSDLEGAQRSQTPNSFQFQPPLPPGSPSMSTPPPVPQGTPPVTPPQPSSPSPCALPRAAPAPSDSPQPKIVDSVMDEDTLTLEELEEQQRLIWAALEQAESTNSDSDIPVDTPLTGNSLTSSPARNEADLVAEVRSPEKVISVETELSDISEQIPENEHSLTSPNLEDSLLDLKENPDTAVSEGLLDDTLPAAPPEVNEGENTAGNKVPTSTGSAVKKSGLVPDMSKFAEGITPFEFENMAESTGVYLRIRSLLKNSPRNQQKKKT, encoded by the exons ATGGCGGCGGAGGTGGACTTCGGGGACCGCGAGCTCTTCGGGCAGCTGGAGGGCGAGCCCGGGCCGCCCTCGCCGCCCGCCCTGGAGGAGCCGGAGCCGGACCCGCTGCTGCAGCTCTACGAGCGGCTGCGCGACCGCGACGAGACGGTGCAGCGGCTGCGGGCGGAGAAT CAGGAACTTAAAAGGAAGCTGAGAATTCTGACTCGTCCTAG TGGCATCTCAGTGGAAAACCCCAAAGTTGATGGACCTCTGTTGCAGATTTTATTTATGAACAATGTCATTACTAA GCGATATCATCAAGAAATTGAAGATTTTATTTGTAGTTTAGTTCAAAAATatgaagagcagaagaaaagtgAACAAGAAAAATCACACTTGAATGCTAAGCCACAG CCCTCCAGTGTTGTTCTGGAAGAGGACTGTAAAGGAACCAGCTCAAGTTCTGCTAAAAAAGTGAAAGAAGCTTTTAGT GTTGTAGGAAGTGTTCTGTATTTTACCAATTTTTGTCTCGATAAACTGGGACAGCCTATTTTAAATGAGAATCCACAGCTGACAGAAGGATGGGAAATACCTAA ATACCAGCAAGTTTTCAGCCAGATTCTCTCCCTAGATGGACAAGAAATACAAGTAAAACCCAAAAG GCCCAAACCTCATTGTTTCAATTGTGGTTCTGAAGACCATCAAATGAAGGAGTGCCCAAAG CCACGAAATGCAGCTCGTATAAACGAGAAGAGAAAGGAGTTTTTGGAAGCTTGTGGGGATTCGAGCAATCAGAATTTTCAGCAGCGTTACCATGCAGAAGAAGTAGAAGAGAGGTTTGGAAAATTTAAGCCAGGAGTAATTAG TGAGGTGCTGCAGGATGCCCTGGGTGTGACCGACAGGAGCCTGCCCCCGTTCATTTACCGCATGCGGCAGCTGGGCTACCCCCCGGGCTGGCTCAAGGAGGCCGAGATGGAGCACTCGGGGCTGGCTCTTTATGATGGCAAAG GTGAAGTTGAAGCAGAAGATGAGGGCTCTCCCAAGCCCAGACGTGTCACTTATGATGTGTCCAAGCTGGTGAATTACCCAGGCTTTAACATCTCCACTCCCAGTGGGATCCCAGAT GAGTGGCAGATGTTTGGTTCCATCCCCATGCAGCCATCTCAACAGAAGGATGTTTTTGCTCACTACCTTTCTAATTATCAGGAG CCAAGTCCCAAATCCAGCAGCAAAAGGGCTGCACCCCAGCCCAAGTCTCGTCATTCCAAACGAGCCAGAGAAGACACTtcagaggtggcagcagctgacaTGGACCTGGACTCTG ATCTGGAAGGAGCACAGAGATCTCAAACTCCCAACAGTTTTCAGTTCCAGCCTCCTCTGCCCCCTGGATCTCCATCCATGTCCACTCCCCCCCCTGTGCCCCAAGGGACGCCCCCAGTGAcccccccccagccctcctcacccagcccctgtgccctgcccagggctgccccagctcccagtgACAGCCCCCAGCCCAAAATCGTGGACTCAGTGATGGATGAGGACACCCTgaccctggaggagctggaggagcagcagaggttgATCTGGGCAGcgctggagcaggcagagagcacCAACAGTGACTCTGATATTCCTGTGGACACACCTTTAACTGGCAATTCCCTGACTTCATCACCAGCCAGGAATGAAGCAGATCTGGTTGCAGAAGTCAGGTCACCTGAGAAAGTGATCTCAGTGGAAACAGAGCTTTCTGACATCAGCGAGCAGATCCCAGAAAATGAACATTCTCTAACCAGTCCCAACCTAGAGGACAGTTTGCTTGACTTGAAGGAAAATCCTGATACTGCAGTTTCTGAGGGCCTGCTGGATGacaccctgcctgctgccccccCTGAGGTCAACGAGGGGGAAAACACAGCTGGTAATAAAGTGCCCACAAGCACTGGATCAGCTGTGAAAAAATCTGGACTTGTTCCTGACATGAGCAAGTTTGCTGAAGGCATCACACCATTTGAGTTTGAAAACATGGCAGAATCAACTGGGGTCTACCTACGGATAAGAAGCCTgttaaaaaattccccaagaaaccagcaaaagaaaaagacttAA
- the ZCCHC8 gene encoding zinc finger CCHC domain-containing protein 8 isoform X1, with product MAAEVDFGDRELFGQLEGEPGPPSPPALEEPEPDPLLQLYERLRDRDETVQRLRAENQELKRKLRILTRPSGISVENPKVDGPLLQILFMNNVITKRYHQEIEDFICSLVQKYEEQKKSEQEKSHLNAKPQPSSVVLEEDCKGTSSSSAKKVKEAFSVVGSVLYFTNFCLDKLGQPILNENPQLTEGWEIPKYQQVFSQILSLDGQEIQVKPKSRPKPHCFNCGSEDHQMKECPKPRNAARINEKRKEFLEACGDSSNQNFQQRYHAEEVEERFGKFKPGVISEVLQDALGVTDRSLPPFIYRMRQLGYPPGWLKEAEMEHSGLALYDGKGEVEAEDEGSPKPRRVTYDVSKLVNYPGFNISTPSGIPDEWQMFGSIPMQPSQQKDVFAHYLSNYQEPSPKSSSKRAAPQPKSRHSKRAREDTSEVAAADMDLDSDLEGAQRSQTPNSFQFQPPLPPGSPSMSTPPPVPQGTPPVTPPQPSSPSPCALPRAAPAPSDSPQPKIVDSVMDEDTLTLEELEEQQRLIWAALEQAESTNSDSDIPVDTPLTGNSLTSSPARNEADLVAEVRSPEKVISVETELSDISEQIPENEHSLTSPNLEDSLLDLKENPDTAVSEGLLDDTLPAAPPEVNEGENTAGNKVPTSTGSAVKKSGLVPDMSKFAEGITPFEFENMAESTGVYLRIRSLLKNSPRNQQKKKT from the exons ATGGCGGCGGAGGTGGACTTCGGGGACCGCGAGCTCTTCGGGCAGCTGGAGGGCGAGCCCGGGCCGCCCTCGCCGCCCGCCCTGGAGGAGCCGGAGCCGGACCCGCTGCTGCAGCTCTACGAGCGGCTGCGCGACCGCGACGAGACGGTGCAGCGGCTGCGGGCGGAGAAT CAGGAACTTAAAAGGAAGCTGAGAATTCTGACTCGTCCTAG TGGCATCTCAGTGGAAAACCCCAAAGTTGATGGACCTCTGTTGCAGATTTTATTTATGAACAATGTCATTACTAA GCGATATCATCAAGAAATTGAAGATTTTATTTGTAGTTTAGTTCAAAAATatgaagagcagaagaaaagtgAACAAGAAAAATCACACTTGAATGCTAAGCCACAG CCCTCCAGTGTTGTTCTGGAAGAGGACTGTAAAGGAACCAGCTCAAGTTCTGCTAAAAAAGTGAAAGAAGCTTTTAGT GTTGTAGGAAGTGTTCTGTATTTTACCAATTTTTGTCTCGATAAACTGGGACAGCCTATTTTAAATGAGAATCCACAGCTGACAGAAGGATGGGAAATACCTAA ATACCAGCAAGTTTTCAGCCAGATTCTCTCCCTAGATGGACAAGAAATACAAGTAAAACCCAAAAG CAGGCCCAAACCTCATTGTTTCAATTGTGGTTCTGAAGACCATCAAATGAAGGAGTGCCCAAAG CCACGAAATGCAGCTCGTATAAACGAGAAGAGAAAGGAGTTTTTGGAAGCTTGTGGGGATTCGAGCAATCAGAATTTTCAGCAGCGTTACCATGCAGAAGAAGTAGAAGAGAGGTTTGGAAAATTTAAGCCAGGAGTAATTAG TGAGGTGCTGCAGGATGCCCTGGGTGTGACCGACAGGAGCCTGCCCCCGTTCATTTACCGCATGCGGCAGCTGGGCTACCCCCCGGGCTGGCTCAAGGAGGCCGAGATGGAGCACTCGGGGCTGGCTCTTTATGATGGCAAAG GTGAAGTTGAAGCAGAAGATGAGGGCTCTCCCAAGCCCAGACGTGTCACTTATGATGTGTCCAAGCTGGTGAATTACCCAGGCTTTAACATCTCCACTCCCAGTGGGATCCCAGAT GAGTGGCAGATGTTTGGTTCCATCCCCATGCAGCCATCTCAACAGAAGGATGTTTTTGCTCACTACCTTTCTAATTATCAGGAG CCAAGTCCCAAATCCAGCAGCAAAAGGGCTGCACCCCAGCCCAAGTCTCGTCATTCCAAACGAGCCAGAGAAGACACTtcagaggtggcagcagctgacaTGGACCTGGACTCTG ATCTGGAAGGAGCACAGAGATCTCAAACTCCCAACAGTTTTCAGTTCCAGCCTCCTCTGCCCCCTGGATCTCCATCCATGTCCACTCCCCCCCCTGTGCCCCAAGGGACGCCCCCAGTGAcccccccccagccctcctcacccagcccctgtgccctgcccagggctgccccagctcccagtgACAGCCCCCAGCCCAAAATCGTGGACTCAGTGATGGATGAGGACACCCTgaccctggaggagctggaggagcagcagaggttgATCTGGGCAGcgctggagcaggcagagagcacCAACAGTGACTCTGATATTCCTGTGGACACACCTTTAACTGGCAATTCCCTGACTTCATCACCAGCCAGGAATGAAGCAGATCTGGTTGCAGAAGTCAGGTCACCTGAGAAAGTGATCTCAGTGGAAACAGAGCTTTCTGACATCAGCGAGCAGATCCCAGAAAATGAACATTCTCTAACCAGTCCCAACCTAGAGGACAGTTTGCTTGACTTGAAGGAAAATCCTGATACTGCAGTTTCTGAGGGCCTGCTGGATGacaccctgcctgctgccccccCTGAGGTCAACGAGGGGGAAAACACAGCTGGTAATAAAGTGCCCACAAGCACTGGATCAGCTGTGAAAAAATCTGGACTTGTTCCTGACATGAGCAAGTTTGCTGAAGGCATCACACCATTTGAGTTTGAAAACATGGCAGAATCAACTGGGGTCTACCTACGGATAAGAAGCCTgttaaaaaattccccaagaaaccagcaaaagaaaaagacttAA
- the RSRC2 gene encoding arginine/serine-rich coiled-coil protein 2 isoform X2, giving the protein MIRTNFFLKQARRHESKEKSSKKHKSEDHNDKEHSSDKGRDSLNSSENGEERHKRKERKSSRGRSHSRSRSRERRHRSRSRDRKKSRSRSRERKRRIRSRSRSRSRHRHRSRSKSRTRSRSRERKKRIEKPRRFSRSHSRSPSPPPFRGRNTAMDAQEALARRLERAKKLQEQREKEMVEKQKQQEMAAAAAATGGSVINVAALLASGTQVTPQIAMAAQMAALQAKALAETGIAVPSYYNPAAVNPMKFAEQEKKRKMLWQGKKEGDKSQSAEIWEKLNFGNKDQNVKFRKLMGIKSEDEAGCSSVDEESYKTLKQQEEVFRNLDAQYEMARSQTHTQRGMGLGFTSSMRGMDAV; this is encoded by the exons ATGATAAG AACCAACTTCTTCTTAAAACAGGCAAGAAGACATGAATCCAAAGAGAAGTCCTCCAAGAAGCACAAATCTGAAGATCACAATGACAAAGAGCATTCTTCTGACAAGGGAAGAGATAGCCTAAATTCATCTGAAAATGGTGAGGAGAGGCATAAACGCAAAGAGAGAAAGTcatccagagggaggagccatTCCAGATCCAGGTCTCGGGAAAG ACGCCATCGGAGCAGAAGCCGCGATAGGAAAAAATCCCGATCCCgcagcagagagagaaagcGCCGGATCCGATCCCGCTCTAGATCAAGGTCTAGACACAGACACAGGAGCAGAAGTAAaagcaggacaaggagcagaAGCAG AGAGCGAAAGAAGAGAATTGAAAAGCCCCGAAGGTTCAGCAGGAGCCACAGCCGGAGCCCGAGCCCGCCGCCGTTCCGGGGCCGAAACACAGCCATGGATGCACAGGAGGCCTTAGCCAGAAG GCTGGAAAGAGCAAAGAAATTGCAAgaacagagagagaaggaaatggtTGAAAAACAGAAGCAACAGGAAATGGCTGCAG CGGCCGCAGCCACGGGAGGCTCCGTCATCAACGTGGCCGCTCTGCTGGCCTCGGGGACACAGGTGACCCCCCAGATTGCCATGGCAGCTCAGATGGCAGCACTCCAGGCCAAGGCACTGGCAGAGACTGGCATAGCTGTGCCCAGCTATTACAACCCTGCAGCAGTGAACCCCATGAAGTTTGCTGAGCAAGAGAAGAAGCGGAAGATGCTTTGGCAAGGCAAAAAGGAAGGG GACAAATCACAGTCTGCAGAAATATGGGAAAAACTCAATTTTGGAAACAAGGACCAAAATGTTAAATTCAGAAAACTGATGGGCATTAAG AGCGAGGATgaagctggctgcagctccgTGGATGAGGAGAGTTACAAAACCctgaagcagcaggaggaggtgtTCAGAAATCTGGATGCACAGTATGAAATGGCCAGATCACAGACTCACACACAAAGaggaatgggattggggttcACATCTTCCATGCGAGGAATGGATGcagtttga